One window of Candidatus Wallbacteria bacterium genomic DNA carries:
- a CDS encoding WG repeat-containing protein produces MIKADEINMKLSLFSRFCLFLTIFIFCSEVLNAAPRYCRKKIREKPEVLLPANFENRWGFIDEEGQYFIEPYYEKAFDFSEGLALVELDGKWGFIDERGREVIEPQSVYLMHSFSCGKALFCKNRKYGFYDLEGETAVQAQFELASDFSENLAAVKIGGSWGYIDQTGGLVIKNQFALAGDFHQGLAWVLSNGKFGYLDQSGVSVVEPCYEFAGDFSEDLAVVRADRIYKFIDKTGLIVLDFQYEDARGFSDGLAAVEMDGKWGFINKKGDFEISPRFDGVKTGFCGGLAGVKIGDRYGFIDKRGKVIVEPHFQDLEPFRNGFARVSYGIKSGYIEKTEKNTWTIHRIPGYPRWGYYSEFYHQQKKPGEI; encoded by the coding sequence GTGATTAAAGCCGATGAAATCAATATGAAATTAAGCCTGTTCAGCCGATTCTGCCTTTTTCTGACTATTTTTATTTTCTGCAGCGAAGTCTTAAATGCAGCACCGCGCTACTGCAGGAAAAAAATCCGCGAAAAACCTGAAGTACTGCTGCCTGCCAATTTTGAAAACCGCTGGGGTTTTATCGACGAAGAAGGACAATATTTCATTGAGCCGTATTATGAAAAAGCCTTTGATTTTTCCGAAGGCCTGGCTCTGGTGGAACTGGATGGAAAATGGGGATTCATCGATGAGCGCGGCAGGGAAGTGATCGAGCCTCAATCTGTTTACCTGATGCACAGTTTCTCCTGCGGGAAAGCCCTGTTCTGTAAAAACAGGAAGTACGGATTTTATGACCTGGAAGGAGAAACCGCGGTCCAAGCCCAGTTTGAGCTGGCCTCGGATTTCAGTGAGAACCTGGCTGCAGTGAAAATCGGAGGTTCCTGGGGGTACATTGACCAGACCGGCGGCCTGGTCATCAAAAACCAGTTCGCACTGGCCGGAGATTTTCATCAGGGCCTGGCCTGGGTGCTCTCGAATGGAAAATTCGGCTATCTTGATCAGAGTGGTGTGTCTGTGGTGGAGCCTTGCTACGAATTCGCCGGGGATTTTTCCGAGGACCTGGCAGTGGTTAGAGCGGACCGGATCTACAAGTTCATCGATAAGACCGGACTGATTGTCCTTGATTTTCAATACGAGGATGCCAGGGGATTTTCCGATGGCCTCGCTGCCGTGGAGATGGACGGGAAATGGGGATTCATCAACAAAAAAGGCGATTTCGAAATCAGCCCGCGCTTCGACGGAGTCAAAACCGGATTCTGCGGAGGCCTGGCCGGTGTGAAAATCGGAGATCGTTACGGATTTATCGATAAAAGAGGGAAAGTGATAGTGGAGCCTCATTTCCAGGATCTGGAACCGTTCCGCAATGGATTCGCCCGTGTCAGTTACGGCATCAAGAGCGGATACATCGAAAAGACAGAGAAGAATACCTGGACCATTCACAGAATTCCCGGTTACCCCCGCTGGGGTTATTACTCGGAATTCTATCATCAGCAGAAAAAGCCGGGTGAAATTTAA
- a CDS encoding MBL fold metallo-hydrolase — protein sequence MKFEITYIFHNCFTLSSDDLVFLFDYPTDSYLNPAVREMVLSKIRGKKTYILTSHSHADHFNRFLQTIIPVTADVQLVLSSDAFVSVEDTLRQFEPYCAEPETDFTIGGIEMAAIRSNDEGVAYLIEIGDTHVYFGGDLARWEWEKLTPEESALYLEYFEQVLKKLEKWRVDIAFSDADNRVRNWSGAADVVKKLAPKMFIPMHAFGKTSLVSEFISTLPSSEGVFSYKNPGDSIIVEFSDQVQPPSTD from the coding sequence ATGAAATTTGAGATCACTTATATTTTCCACAATTGCTTTACCTTGTCTTCGGATGACTTAGTGTTCCTTTTTGACTATCCTACAGACAGCTATCTCAATCCTGCCGTACGGGAGATGGTCCTCAGCAAGATCAGGGGCAAAAAGACCTATATTCTAACATCCCATAGCCATGCCGACCATTTCAACCGGTTTCTCCAGACCATCATCCCGGTTACTGCCGATGTTCAACTGGTCCTTTCTTCCGATGCTTTCGTTTCAGTCGAGGATACCCTGCGCCAGTTCGAGCCATACTGTGCCGAACCTGAGACAGACTTCACAATCGGCGGTATCGAGATGGCTGCCATCCGCAGCAATGATGAAGGTGTAGCCTACCTGATCGAAATCGGGGATACTCATGTTTATTTCGGTGGGGACCTGGCCAGATGGGAGTGGGAGAAATTGACTCCTGAGGAATCTGCTCTCTATCTTGAATATTTCGAGCAAGTGCTGAAAAAGCTGGAAAAATGGCGGGTGGACATCGCATTTTCCGATGCAGACAACAGGGTCAGGAACTGGTCAGGAGCCGCTGATGTTGTGAAAAAGCTCGCGCCTAAAATGTTCATTCCGATGCACGCCTTCGGCAAGACCAGCCTGGTCTCTGAATTTATCAGCACTCTCCCCTCGTCTGAAGGCGTATTTTCTTACAAAAATCCCGGTGATTCGATTATAGTGGAGTTTTCGGACCAGGTTCAACCGCCTTCTACCGATTAA